A single genomic interval of Thermoleophilia bacterium harbors:
- a CDS encoding HAMP domain-containing histidine kinase: protein MLERDHFEKILDLVPSALISIGADMTVLHRNQLAAEIAPMIEPGSDIWECLRPVINEEKIDRMLLRGERVVFRTDPGLPLLEWLISDRHPDDGSRVLVAWDASITDRVVQRRITFVVAASHELRSPLTALLGFAEILELERETLSPSQAEAASVILRNANHLSSLVDDIVDLTKNSFGELRLELEKVEVSPIVRGVIETLRPQIEEKGQILDVQVATDLPPIDADPHRILQIAFNLIQNAHVHSPAGTTIEVRTEQVEYGVQLVVTDDGDGMPFADPEKAFVSFERGVASDNQGNPGSGIGLTITRGMVELHRGLITVKSEAGTGSSFNVWLPLDRDEARRVIFSGEL from the coding sequence ATGCTCGAGCGGGACCACTTCGAGAAGATTCTCGACCTTGTGCCCAGCGCCCTGATCTCGATCGGAGCGGACATGACCGTGCTGCATCGTAACCAGCTGGCCGCCGAGATCGCGCCGATGATCGAACCGGGCAGCGACATCTGGGAATGCCTGCGGCCGGTGATCAACGAGGAGAAGATCGACCGCATGCTGCTGCGCGGCGAGCGGGTCGTCTTTCGCACCGACCCCGGGCTGCCCCTGCTCGAATGGCTGATCAGCGACCGGCACCCCGACGACGGTTCGAGGGTGCTCGTCGCCTGGGACGCCAGCATCACCGACCGGGTGGTCCAGCGTCGCATCACCTTTGTCGTCGCGGCCTCGCACGAGCTGAGGTCGCCGCTGACCGCGCTGCTCGGCTTCGCCGAGATCCTCGAGCTCGAACGGGAAACGCTGAGCCCGTCCCAGGCCGAGGCTGCCTCAGTCATCCTGCGGAATGCCAACCACCTGTCCAGCCTGGTCGACGACATCGTCGACCTTACGAAGAACAGCTTCGGCGAGCTCCGGCTGGAGCTCGAAAAGGTCGAGGTCAGCCCGATCGTCAGAGGGGTGATCGAGACCCTGCGACCTCAGATCGAGGAAAAGGGCCAGATCCTCGACGTGCAGGTCGCCACGGACCTGCCGCCAATCGACGCCGACCCCCACCGGATCCTCCAGATCGCCTTCAACCTGATCCAGAACGCGCACGTCCATTCGCCGGCCGGCACGACGATTGAAGTCAGGACGGAGCAGGTCGAATACGGGGTCCAGCTGGTGGTGACCGATGATGGCGATGGGATGCCCTTCGCGGATCCTGAGAAAGCCTTCGTCAGCTTCGAGCGTGGCGTGGCCTCGGACAACCAGGGCAACCCCGGGTCCGGCATCGGCCTGACGATCACCCGGGGAATGGTCGAGCTTCACCGCGGCCTGATCACCGTCAAATCAGAGGCCGGAACAGGATCGTCATTCAACGTGTGGCTGCCACTGGACCGGGACGAGGCCCGGCGGGTCATCTTTTCCGGAGAGCTTTGA